In the Kwoniella shandongensis chromosome 1, complete sequence genome, one interval contains:
- a CDS encoding oxoglutarate dehydrogenase (succinyl-transferring), E1 component, translating into MLRTLPRNIRLPSSTPSTSRAFYSLAAGSATRQRNVSNVQKRNYASEAVAPSKNDAFANGGNAYYTEEMYRLWKQDPKQVHVSWATYFAGLDKGLPSSSAYTPPPGFIGAASSVPTPADGSPRMTVDGSGDVTDYLKVQLLIRAYQVRGHHIANLDPLHIANADLDSRVPPELKLDYYGWSEADLKKEFKLSDGILPRFIGHIKEDKMTLGQIIEELKRMYCTHVGVQYVHIVDRGQCDWLRERVEIPSQWKYTTEEKRMILDRLMWSELFEKFIASKYPNEKRFGLEGCESLVPGMKALIDQSVDAGVKSIVIGMPHRGRLNVLGNVIRKPIEAILNEFSGEADKDDSGGGDVKYHLGANYVRPTPSGKKVALSLVANPSHLEAEDPVVLGKTRAIQHFEGDEGNATTAMGVLLHGDAAFAGQGVVYETMGMQNLPNYGTGGTIHLIVNNQIGFTTDPRFARSTPYPSDIAKSIDAPIFHVNGDDVEAVNYVCTLAAEWRAKFKKDVVVDIVCYRRYGHNETDQPSFTQPKMYRAIQNQPTVLSIYTDQLIKEGTFTEKEIDEHRQWVWGMLEKAHDGSKDYKPSPREWLSSSWEGFPTPKELAENVLPHHPTGAEEATLQRIGGVISTFPEGFNPHKNLARIISTRGKAVSEGKNIDWSTAEALAFGTLCLEGTHVRVSGQDVERGTFSQRHAVVHDQENENTYVPLKHLDSNQGSFTVTNSHLSEFGTLGFELGYSLVSPNSLTIWEAQFGDFANNAQCIIDQFIAAGERKWLQRTGLVLSLPHGYDGQGPEHSSGRIERFLQLCDDEPRIYPTPEKLDRQHQDCNMQVVYPTTPANYFHVLRRQNKREFRKPLIVFFSKSLLRHPQARSTLEEMSGDSVFQRYIPEPHSEELAEPEKIRRHILCSGQVYYQLLKERADRGINDVAISRVEQLSPLPYDLLTPHLDKYPNADIVWAQEEPLNNGAWTYVQPRLITALQETENHKDKVPIYAGRKPSSSVATGSKISHKKEIQMINDMAFAQAE; encoded by the exons ATGTTACGAACGTTACCCAGAAACATTCGATTaccctcttccactccctccaccagCAGGGCATTCTACTCTCTTGCCGCCGGTTCTGCTACTCGACAACGAAATGTCTCCAACGTCCAAAAACGGAATTACGCGTCAGAGGCAGTAGCACCCAGCAAGAACGATGCCTTTGCCAACGGCGGTAACGCCTACTACACcgagga GATGTACCGACTCTGGAAACAAGATCCCAAACAGGTTCACGTCTCCTGGGCTACCTACTTTGCAGGTCTTGACAAGGGtctcccttcgtcttcggcCTACACCCCTCCTCCAGGTTTCATCGGCGCCGCCAGCAGTGTACCCACCCCTGCGGATGGTAGTCCTCGAATGACAGTGGATGGCAGTGGCGACGTCACCGACTACCTGAAA GTCCAACTCCTCATCCGTGCTTACCAAGTTCGTGGTCACCACATCGCCAACCTTGACCCTCTCCACATCGCCAACGCCGACCTCGACTCCCGTGTGCCCCCTGAGCTTAAGCTGGACTACTATGGCTGGTCAGAGGCCgacttgaagaaggagtttAAGCTCAGCGACGGTATCTTGCCCCGTTTCATTGGTCACATTAAGGAGGACAAGATGACTCTCGGTCAGATCATCGAGGagttgaagaggatgtaCT GTACCCACGTCGGTGTCCAATACGTTCACATCGTTGACAGAGGTCAGTGTGATTGGCTCCGAGAGCGAGTCGAGATCCCTTCCCAATGGAAATACACCACTGAGGAGAAGCGAATGATCCTCGACCGTCTTATGTGGTCTGAATTGTTCGAGAAGTTCATCGCCTCAAAATACCCCAACGAGAAGCGATTCGGTCTCGAAGGTTGTGAATCTTTGGTCCCCGGTATGAAGGCTTTGATCGACCAATCGGTCGACGCCGGTGTCAAATCTATTGTCATCGGTATGCCCCATCGAGGTCGACTTAACGTTCTCGGTAACGTCATCCGAAAGCCCATTGAGGCCATCTTGAACGAGTTCTCAGGAGAAGCCGACAAGGACGACtcgggtggtggtgatgtcaAGTACCATCTCGGTGCCAACTACGTCCGACCCACTCCTAGCGGAAAGAAGGTTGCCTTGTCCCTTGTCGCcaacccttcccatctcgaaGCTGAGGACCCCGTTGTCCTCGGTAAGACCCGAGCCATCCAGCActtcgagggtgatgagggtaACGCTACCACCGCCATGGGTGTCTTGTTGCACGGTGACGCTGCCTTCGCTGGTCAGGGTGTCGTTTACGAGACCATGGGAATGCAGAACCTCCCCAACTACGGTACTGGTGGTACAATCCACTTGATCGTCAACAACCAGATTGGTTTCACCACCGATCCTCGATTCGCCCGATCCACTCCTTACCCCTCCGACATTGCCAAGTCTATCGAcgctcccatcttccacGTCAACGGTGACGATGTCGAGGCCGTCAACTACGTCTGTACCCTCGCTGCCGAGTGGCGAGCGAAGTTCAAGAAGgacgttgtcgttgacaTTGTCTGCTACCGACGATACGGTCACAACGAAACCGATCAGCCCAGTTTCACCCAGCCCAAGATGTACAGGGCTATCCAGAACCAACCCACCGTCCTTTCCATCTACACCGACCAATTGATCAAGGAGGGTACTTTCActgagaaggagatcgacgagcaCAGGCAATGGGTCTGGGGCATGTTGGAGAAGGCTCACGACGGATCCAAGGACTACAAGCCTTCACCCCGAGAATGGCTTTCGTCGTCATGGGAGGGTTTCCCCACTCCCAAGGAGTTGGCCGAGAACGTCCTTCCCCACCATCCCACCGGTGCCGAGGAGGCCACTCTTCAACGAATCGGTGGGGtcatctccactttcccTGAGGGCTTCAACCCTCACAAGAACCTTGCTCGTATCATTTCCACTCGAGGCAAGGCTGTCTCGGAGGGCAAGAACATTGACTGGTCCACCGCCGAGGCCCTCGCCTTCGGTACCCTTTGTCTTGAGGGTACCCACGTTAGGGTTTCCGGTCAGGACGTCGAGCGAGGTACCTTCTCGCAACGACACGCCGTTGTCCATGACcaggagaacgagaacacCTATGTTCCCCTCAAACACCTCGACAGTAACCAGGGATCTTTCACCGTCACCAACTCGCACTTGTCCGAGTTCGGTACCCTTGGTTTCGAGTTGGGTTACTCCCTCGTTTCTCCCAACAGTTTGACCATCTGGGAGGCTCAATTCGGTGACTTCGC CAACAACGCTCAATGTATCATCGATCAATTCATCGCTGCCGGTGAGAGGAAGTGGCTCCAGCGAACCGGTCTGGTGTTGTCCTTGCCCCACGGTTACGACGGTCAAGGTCCCGAGCACTCTTCCGGTCGTATCGAGCGATTCCTTCAGCTCTGTGATGACGAGCCTCGAATCTACCCCACACCTGAGAAGCTCGACAGGCAACACCAGGACTGCAACATGCAGGTCGTCTACCCTAC TACCCCCGCCAACTACTTCCACGTCCTTCGTCGTCAGAACAAGCGTGAATTCCGAAAACCT CTTATCGTCTTCTTTTCCAAATCCCTCCTCCGACACCCTCAAGCTAGATCTACTCTCGAGGAGATGAGCGGTGACTCCGTCTTCCAGCGATATATCCCCGAGCCTCACTCTGAGGAGCTTGCCGAGCCAGAGAAGATTCGACGACACATCCTCTGTTCCGGTCAAGTGTACTACCAACTTTTGAAGGAGAGAGCGGACCGAGGTATCAACGATGTTGCAATCTCAAGAGTTGAGCAGCTCTCACCGTTGCCTTACGACTTGCTTACTCCTCATTTGGACAAGTACCCCAACGCCGATATCGTTTGGGCtcaagaggag CCCCTCAACAACGGTGCTTGGACATACGTTCAACCTCGATTGATCACTGCTCTCCAGGAGACTGAGAAccacaaggacaaggtccCCATCTACGCTGGTAGAAAACCAAGTAGTTCAGTCGCTACAGGTTCCAAGATCTCgcacaagaaggagatccaGATGATCAACGATATGGCTTTTGCCCAAGCTGAGTAA